A single window of Chryseobacterium shigense DNA harbors:
- the asnS gene encoding asparagine--tRNA ligase: MKKQTIKEILQDYKKVLHHDITVYGWVRTFRANRFIALNDGSTINNLQIVVDFENFDEEIISKISTAASLKVVGEVVESQGAGQSVEIVAKKIIILGDNFTEERDKTILQPKKHSLEVLRDQAHLRFRTNLFGAVFRVRHAVSFAVHSFFNKNQFFYINTPVITGADAEGAGEMFGVTNFDLNNIPRTEDGEIDFAQDFFGRKTNLTVSGQLEGETAAMGLGRIYTFGPTFRAENSNTTRHLAEFWMIEPEVAFNNLEDNIDLAEDFLKYVIQYVLDNCKDDLEFLDKRFEEEQKTKAEKDRAKEGLIEKLQNVVAKRFKRVSYTEAIEILLNSKENKKGKFQYPVESWGTDLQSEHERYLVEKHFESPVVLFDYPKEIKAFYMKLNEDNKTVAAMDVLFPGIGEIIGGSEREARLDVLKQKMADMHVDEHELWWYLDTRKFGSVPHAGFGLGLERLVLFVTGMTNIRDVIPFPRTPKSAEF, from the coding sequence ATGAAAAAGCAGACAATTAAGGAAATCCTACAGGATTACAAGAAAGTATTACATCATGACATTACGGTTTACGGTTGGGTAAGAACATTCCGTGCCAATCGTTTCATAGCACTTAATGATGGTTCTACGATTAATAATTTGCAGATTGTTGTTGATTTTGAAAATTTCGACGAAGAGATTATCAGTAAAATCAGTACGGCAGCTTCTTTAAAAGTAGTTGGTGAAGTGGTGGAAAGCCAGGGAGCAGGACAAAGTGTTGAAATTGTGGCGAAAAAGATCATTATTTTAGGAGATAACTTTACTGAAGAAAGAGACAAAACTATTCTTCAGCCTAAAAAACACTCTTTGGAAGTGTTGAGAGATCAGGCCCATTTAAGATTCAGAACAAATTTATTCGGAGCTGTTTTCAGAGTGCGTCATGCAGTAAGTTTTGCCGTGCATTCTTTCTTTAACAAAAACCAGTTCTTCTACATCAATACACCTGTAATTACCGGAGCTGATGCAGAAGGAGCAGGAGAAATGTTCGGAGTAACCAACTTTGACCTGAACAACATCCCAAGAACAGAAGACGGCGAAATTGATTTTGCACAGGATTTCTTCGGAAGAAAAACCAATCTTACGGTTTCCGGACAGCTTGAAGGAGAAACAGCCGCAATGGGATTAGGCAGAATTTATACATTCGGGCCAACTTTCCGTGCTGAAAATTCAAACACCACAAGACACCTTGCCGAATTCTGGATGATAGAGCCGGAAGTGGCATTCAACAACCTTGAAGATAACATCGACCTTGCGGAAGATTTCTTAAAATATGTAATTCAGTATGTTCTTGACAACTGTAAAGATGATCTTGAATTCCTGGATAAACGCTTTGAGGAAGAGCAAAAAACAAAAGCAGAAAAAGACAGGGCGAAAGAAGGGCTTATTGAAAAACTTCAGAATGTTGTGGCTAAACGTTTCAAGCGTGTAAGCTATACGGAAGCCATCGAAATCCTGTTGAACTCGAAAGAAAATAAAAAAGGAAAATTCCAGTATCCGGTGGAAAGCTGGGGGACAGATCTTCAGTCTGAACACGAAAGATACCTGGTTGAAAAGCATTTTGAAAGCCCGGTAGTGCTGTTCGATTATCCTAAAGAGATCAAAGCCTTCTACATGAAGCTGAACGAAGACAATAAGACCGTTGCGGCAATGGACGTTCTTTTCCCGGGAATCGGGGAGATCATCGGAGGATCAGAAAGAGAAGCAAGATTAGATGTATTAAAACAAAAAATGGCAGATATGCATGTAGACGAGCACGAACTTTGGTGGTACCTTGATACCCGTAAATTCGGTTCCGTACCACATGCAGGTTTCGGTTTAGGATTGGAAAGACTGGTTCTTTTCGTAACGGGAATGACGAATATCAGAGACGTGATTCCTTTCCCTAGAACACCGAAAAGCGCTGAATTCTAG
- a CDS encoding CDP-alcohol phosphatidyltransferase family protein produces MKKLPYILIATRFILAPVILLLAYLKGPEPRFLILALMYFGLLTDIFDGIIARKTGVSSEKLRRLDSQTDLVFWLSLGFAAYFLNPELIKNEWPGILLIFIMEALCYIVSLSKFRKETCTHAFLSKMWGLSLLIAFTYLIGFQQTGWAFYLAVGLGFISHIDVILIVLLLPKWQYDVPSSYHAWKIRNGKQRKKTVFFN; encoded by the coding sequence ATGAAAAAGCTGCCCTATATACTTATTGCAACCAGATTTATCCTTGCTCCTGTTATTCTGTTACTGGCTTATTTAAAAGGGCCAGAACCAAGATTCCTGATTTTGGCATTAATGTATTTCGGATTATTAACGGATATCTTCGATGGAATTATTGCCCGGAAAACCGGAGTTTCATCAGAAAAATTACGAAGATTAGACAGTCAGACCGATTTGGTTTTCTGGCTTTCATTAGGATTTGCCGCCTATTTTCTCAATCCAGAATTAATTAAAAATGAATGGCCGGGAATTCTGTTAATCTTCATTATGGAAGCGCTCTGCTACATTGTCAGTCTCTCGAAGTTCCGGAAGGAAACCTGTACCCATGCTTTTTTGTCAAAAATGTGGGGACTGAGCCTGCTCATTGCTTTTACTTACCTGATCGGGTTTCAGCAAACAGGCTGGGCATTTTATCTTGCCGTAGGATTGGGGTTTATATCTCATATTGATGTGATCCTGATTGTTTTGCTGCTTCCAAAATGGCAGTATGATGTTCCAAGTTCCTATCACGCCTGGAAAATCCGGAACGGGAAACAGAGAAAAAAGACCGTATTTTTTAATTAA
- a CDS encoding LA_2272 family surface repeat-containing protein has translation MKIKFLMMIGLFTGSIINAQDSLNTKSDKPRLIGFSPSKKTKNVNGVLIKYYDEIDHEIQPKKVNGIGLGFNGLGIFFPALLLVSIPSIDNWAINDIGSEPLPDKMNKINGMQLSIINMEPTVTNGLEVNISSNISALSVTNGVAFSPLYNFHHTTKGAVVSTFANVSRKCRGVQISLFNVCKDSRGIQIGLWNENERRKLPLINWNFKNKKS, from the coding sequence ATGAAAATAAAATTTTTAATGATGATTGGCCTGTTTACAGGAAGTATCATTAATGCTCAGGACAGTTTGAATACTAAATCGGATAAGCCCAGGCTTATTGGATTTTCACCTTCCAAAAAAACAAAAAATGTTAATGGGGTGCTTATTAAGTATTATGATGAGATTGATCATGAAATACAGCCTAAGAAAGTTAATGGTATTGGATTGGGATTTAACGGCCTGGGGATTTTCTTTCCCGCATTGCTGCTCGTAAGTATCCCGTCTATAGATAATTGGGCGATTAATGATATTGGTTCGGAACCTTTGCCGGATAAAATGAATAAAATTAATGGAATGCAGCTGTCCATTATTAATATGGAACCTACGGTTACCAACGGCCTGGAAGTAAATATATCCAGCAACATCAGTGCCCTTTCGGTGACAAATGGAGTTGCTTTTTCACCATTGTATAATTTCCATCACACCACAAAAGGAGCTGTTGTTTCCACTTTTGCGAATGTAAGCCGGAAATGCAGAGGTGTTCAGATTTCACTGTTTAACGTATGTAAAGATTCAAGAGGAATCCAGATTGGCCTTTGGAATGAAAATGAAAGAAGGAAGCTTCCTTTAATCAACTGGAATTTTAAAAATAAAAAATCATGA
- a CDS encoding XRE family transcriptional regulator, whose amino-acid sequence MKITKNMYQELLLKEIRRKIGNQSLNDEIANILNISYDAAHRRTSLKAKFSFEEALELAKYYQISLNQFITSDQQLVVQKTSAVETTEDLQSFFRNNLSIFENLPLSDGMTIYYSAKDIPFFYTLSDTLLSRFKIYVWMNLLNAKQVFIPFLQFSPPYFESNTQELKKKYEAQNVVELWNDRTISSILQQVLFYYETGLLQKNEGRIILKELEELIKYIEQKTENNPKFHLYENELMHLSNDIFLHHPNQSLFAIPVNTFGYILINDAKTCGETKNYFEHQIKNSKSLNTSGNRDRKIFFNKMYEQIESLKQKL is encoded by the coding sequence GTGAAAATCACAAAAAACATGTACCAGGAACTTCTCCTTAAGGAAATCCGCAGAAAAATAGGTAATCAGTCTCTGAATGATGAGATTGCGAATATTCTCAATATAAGTTATGATGCTGCACACAGAAGAACGTCTCTGAAAGCGAAATTCAGCTTTGAAGAGGCATTGGAACTGGCTAAATATTACCAGATTTCCCTCAATCAGTTTATCACCTCGGACCAGCAGCTTGTGGTTCAGAAAACCTCAGCAGTAGAAACAACAGAGGATCTGCAGTCTTTTTTCCGGAATAATCTCAGTATTTTTGAAAATCTGCCGCTTTCTGATGGGATGACTATTTATTATTCGGCGAAGGATATTCCGTTTTTTTATACGCTTTCAGATACATTGCTTTCCCGTTTTAAGATCTATGTGTGGATGAATCTGCTGAATGCCAAACAGGTTTTTATTCCTTTTCTGCAGTTTTCACCTCCTTATTTTGAATCGAATACACAGGAATTAAAGAAAAAATATGAAGCGCAAAATGTGGTGGAATTGTGGAACGACAGAACGATTTCCAGTATTCTGCAACAGGTTTTATTTTATTACGAAACCGGACTTTTACAAAAGAATGAAGGCAGGATCATTCTGAAAGAGCTGGAGGAACTTATAAAGTATATTGAACAAAAGACGGAAAACAATCCCAAGTTTCATTTATATGAAAATGAACTGATGCATCTTTCCAATGATATCTTCCTGCATCATCCGAACCAGTCACTTTTCGCCATACCGGTGAATACGTTTGGGTACATTCTGATTAATGATGCAAAAACCTGCGGTGAAACAAAGAATTATTTTGAACATCAGATTAAAAACTCAAAATCCCTGAATACTTCCGGAAACCGCGACAGAAAAATATTTTTCAATAAGATGTATGAACAGATTGAAAGTTTAAAACAGAAACTATAA